A section of the Clostridium sp. TW13 genome encodes:
- a CDS encoding Fic family protein produces MQNIDYKKFLQVLKETKGLHNSLNEILKYDFIYHSNKIEGSTFTTEALQLLFEKNIVQGTHKLDDVQETVNSFYTFDMVIDTLDKKLTLDMIKEWHGSLMYRTSLYDMGLAGIFKKYQNKILGADFETASPLEVEDKLNVLINNFNLLEKVTIEDIARFHLEFEVIHPFQDGNGRIGRFIYLKQLLDNRLSLKYMNGESADEYKKALGAASKDNIKPLTQYIENQKDFILENKNMF; encoded by the coding sequence ATGCAAAATATAGATTATAAAAAATTTCTACAAGTATTAAAAGAAACTAAAGGACTTCATAATTCATTAAATGAAATATTAAAATATGATTTTATATACCATTCAAATAAAATAGAAGGAAGTACTTTTACTACCGAAGCATTACAGCTTTTGTTCGAAAAAAATATAGTACAAGGAACTCATAAATTAGATGATGTTCAAGAAACAGTAAACTCATTTTATACATTTGATATGGTAATTGATACTTTAGATAAAAAGTTAACTTTAGACATGATAAAGGAATGGCATGGTAGTTTAATGTATAGAACTAGTTTGTATGACATGGGGCTTGCTGGAATATTTAAAAAATATCAAAATAAAATACTTGGAGCTGATTTTGAAACAGCAAGTCCGTTGGAAGTTGAAGATAAATTAAATGTCTTAATAAATAATTTTAATTTACTAGAAAAAGTAACAATTGAGGATATAGCAAGATTTCATCTAGAATTTGAAGTTATCCATCCATTTCAAGATGGCAATGGTAGAATAGGACGATTTATATATTTAAAACAGCTACTTGATAATAGATTATCGCTAAAATATATGAATGGTGAATCAGCGGATGAGTACAAAAAAGCATTAGGTGCTGCTTCCAAAGATAATATAAAACCATTAACTCAATATATAGAAAATCAAAAAGATTTTATACTAGAAAATAAAAACATGTTTTAA
- a CDS encoding ester cyclase, translating into MRIEVNDKSFEIIKLLGKGKGGYSYLVTDGDKEYIVKKIHHEPCSYYQFGNKLQCEIEAYKRLKSIGISLPEMYDVDVERELILKEYIDGNTIFDMEKDTVDVTEYIIQVNEMCKKLYEANTNIDYFPTNFIPQKGQLYYIDYECNDYMEEWNFENWGIKYWQQTKELIGYINKEIVRKFFIEGYVNHDYDKVMSIVADNYIDHSPAGAKSNKDAIGILKIVENMFKDLKVEIMDIFEEGNMVASRIKYSGIHSGECMGIAATGKPITFEALENFKIKEGKIIESWGYWPDAEIKKILESK; encoded by the coding sequence ATGAGAATAGAAGTGAATGATAAGAGTTTTGAAATAATCAAACTATTAGGAAAAGGCAAGGGAGGATATTCTTATCTTGTAACTGATGGTGATAAGGAGTATATAGTAAAGAAAATTCATCATGAACCTTGTAGCTATTATCAGTTTGGTAATAAGCTTCAGTGTGAAATTGAAGCTTATAAACGATTAAAAAGTATTGGAATTAGCTTACCAGAAATGTATGATGTGGACGTTGAAAGAGAACTTATTTTAAAAGAATATATTGATGGTAATACAATTTTTGATATGGAAAAGGATACAGTTGATGTAACAGAATATATTATTCAAGTAAATGAAATGTGCAAAAAATTATATGAAGCAAATACTAATATTGATTATTTTCCGACTAATTTTATACCGCAAAAGGGTCAATTGTACTATATAGATTATGAATGTAATGATTATATGGAAGAATGGAATTTTGAAAATTGGGGTATTAAATATTGGCAACAAACAAAAGAACTTATTGGATATATTAATAAAGAAATAGTTAGGAAATTCTTTATAGAAGGGTATGTAAATCATGATTATGATAAGGTTATGAGTATTGTGGCAGATAATTACATTGATCATAGTCCAGCTGGTGCAAAAAGCAATAAAGATGCTATAGGAATTTTGAAAATAGTAGAAAATATGTTCAAAGATCTGAAAGTAGAGATAATGGATATATTTGAAGAGGGTAATATGGTAGCATCAAGAATTAAATATTCAGGAATACATTCTGGGGAGTGTATGGGAATTGCAGCAACAGGAAAGCCAATTACTTTTGAAGCATTAGAGAATTTCAAGATTAAAGAAGGTAAAATAATTGAGTCTTGGGGATATTGGCCAGATGCAGAAATAAAAAAAATACTAGAAAGTAAATAA
- a CDS encoding FTR1 family protein — protein MLSSFIICFREGIEIFLVIIPLVVYFNKNKMYDMSKSVSLGGLLGAIIATILGSIIFSQVALLNGPTSELFDGILGVVLSGLILYSVVILRKNKSFNTNANQQYIDLSKKGVFIIAAITFFREFLEAILFILTSSTGSPLLIVGSALLGLACAALCVYVVAKGISNLNISIVFYILNLFLVGLGGYYLGDALDVLFGDYFSGIFIVGVLVYTLPSYFIIIKNDLKKYINSNKIK, from the coding sequence ATGCTTTCTTCATTTATAATATGTTTTAGGGAAGGTATCGAAATTTTCTTGGTTATTATACCTCTAGTAGTCTACTTCAATAAAAATAAAATGTACGATATGAGTAAAAGTGTCTCCTTAGGAGGTCTTTTAGGTGCTATTATTGCAACTATACTTGGTTCTATAATATTTTCACAAGTTGCTTTGTTAAATGGCCCTACAAGTGAATTGTTTGATGGAATATTAGGTGTAGTATTATCAGGATTAATATTATACAGTGTAGTTATTTTAAGAAAAAATAAATCATTTAATACTAATGCCAACCAACAATATATTGATCTAAGTAAAAAGGGAGTATTTATCATTGCAGCTATAACATTCTTTAGAGAATTTTTAGAAGCAATATTATTTATTTTAACAAGCTCAACAGGTTCTCCTTTATTAATAGTAGGTTCAGCTTTATTAGGTTTGGCATGCGCAGCTCTATGTGTTTATGTAGTTGCTAAAGGAATTTCTAATCTTAATATAAGCATAGTATTTTATATACTAAATTTATTCTTAGTTGGACTTGGTGGGTATTACTTGGGTGATGCATTAGATGTATTATTTGGTGACTATTTTTCTGGAATTTTCATAGTAGGTGTATTAGTATATACACTTCCTAGCTACTTCATAATAATAAAAAATGATTTAAAGAAATATATTAATTCTAATAAAATAAAATAA
- a CDS encoding alpha/beta hydrolase family protein encodes MNKYIKEVVKINHHSREIYGVSYMPENKEKCPTVIYSHGFNATHSNFAMNSEYLAANGVGVYCFDFCGGAVNSKSDLKTSEMSIFTEKEDLCAVIDTIRTWDNVDSDNIFLFGESQGGLVTALIADEYEEQIKGVLLLYPALCIADNWNERFPTFESIPDIEEVWGVTLGRVFFESIHGYNVFEHIGKFHKDVLIFHGDNDRIVPIEYGNRASRLYPHATLEVFLGEGHGFSEAGNKKVAMMTYEFVKERL; translated from the coding sequence ATGAATAAATATATTAAAGAGGTTGTAAAGATTAATCATCATAGTAGAGAGATTTATGGGGTTTCCTACATGCCAGAAAATAAAGAAAAGTGCCCAACGGTTATCTACAGCCATGGATTTAATGCAACCCATAGTAATTTTGCTATGAATAGTGAATATCTAGCAGCAAATGGTGTAGGGGTATATTGTTTTGATTTCTGTGGTGGTGCTGTAAATTCTAAAAGTGATTTAAAGACTAGTGAGATGTCTATATTTACAGAGAAAGAAGATTTATGTGCTGTTATTGATACAATAAGAACTTGGGACAATGTAGATAGTGATAATATATTTCTATTTGGAGAAAGTCAAGGGGGCTTAGTAACAGCATTGATAGCAGATGAGTATGAAGAACAAATCAAAGGCGTATTATTACTATATCCTGCATTATGTATTGCAGATAATTGGAATGAAAGATTTCCTACTTTTGAAAGTATTCCTGACATAGAAGAAGTTTGGGGTGTGACTTTAGGCAGAGTATTTTTTGAATCTATTCATGGCTATAATGTATTTGAACATATTGGAAAGTTCCATAAGGATGTGTTGATTTTCCACGGAGATAATGACAGAATTGTACCAATTGAATATGGAAATAGAGCATCAAGGTTATATCCTCATGCTACGCTTGAAGTATTTCTAGGAGAAGGACATGGTTTTTCAGAGGCTGGTAATAAGAAAGTAGCAATGATGACCTATGAATTTGTAAAAGAAAGATTGTAA
- a CDS encoding spore coat protein: MSTILSNIVQNTTDINDEIIAGNMLASAKSAADAYLNATMTSTTPELRAIYSSSLTQVVTGHSALTELNVNKGWINPYNPPTQQLSDIVNKTEMTVK; the protein is encoded by the coding sequence ATGTCAACTATTTTAAGCAACATAGTCCAAAACACTACTGATATAAATGATGAAATTATAGCGGGAAATATGCTTGCATCTGCTAAAAGCGCAGCAGATGCATATCTAAATGCAACAATGACAAGCACAACACCAGAATTAAGAGCAATTTATTCCTCTAGTCTTACTCAAGTGGTTACTGGTCATTCAGCACTTACTGAGTTAAATGTAAATAAAGGTTGGATTAACCCATATAATCCACCTACTCAACAACTTTCAGACATTGTAAATAAAACTGAAATGACAGTAAAATAG
- a CDS encoding DUF3231 family protein produces MRKLAESEVISLTGLLKFENDGLAVLQTMQTLIKDDELKKQAESGILAAEGRIKGIQQFINENDVTVL; encoded by the coding sequence ATGAGAAAACTTGCTGAAAGTGAAGTAATTTCCTTAACAGGATTATTAAAGTTTGAAAACGATGGCTTGGCAGTTTTACAAACAATGCAAACACTTATAAAAGATGATGAATTAAAAAAGCAAGCAGAGTCAGGTATATTGGCAGCTGAAGGTAGAATTAAAGGTATACAACAATTTATTAACGAAAATGACGTTACAGTATTATAA
- a CDS encoding leucyl aminopeptidase, whose protein sequence is MKLTTNTIKPEEADFIMIPIYCEDECLQDEKINIIYKYFKESNKFKGNAEEIRLAINTAPNKIQDIIFIGLGNKEKLTTEIIRSSFGKAIKKAIELKTKKICLNMISSEKLSLEDTIKSMVEGISFGEYKFDKYKSDAKESLEIEVSISTDESEKLSSIDEYIEEASILVETTKIARDLVNEPANVLYPETLAEKVIGFGGKYGFEVEVFDEIKINELGMESFLSVAKGSENPPKLIIMRYFGAESKADDILGLVGKGLTYDSGGYSIKPTNGMDIMKSDMGGASAVIGAMSAIAREKLKINVVAVIAACENLISGRAFKPGDIIGSMAGKYIEVLNTDAEGRLTLIDAVHYIIEKEKVNKVIDVATLTGAALVALGVTTTAVISNNDEFYRELESASFKADEKVWRLPTFDEYKKLIKSDIADLKNIGGRNAGTITAGLFIGEFVQNKPWLHLDIAGTAWCEKEEGYYSKGGTGVGVRTLYYLAKNNG, encoded by the coding sequence ATGAAACTCACAACTAACACAATTAAGCCAGAAGAGGCTGATTTCATTATGATTCCAATTTATTGCGAAGATGAATGCTTGCAAGATGAAAAAATTAATATAATTTATAAGTATTTTAAAGAAAGTAATAAATTTAAAGGTAACGCTGAAGAAATACGTTTAGCCATAAATACAGCTCCAAATAAAATTCAAGATATAATATTTATTGGACTTGGAAATAAAGAAAAATTAACAACAGAAATTATAAGAAGTTCTTTTGGAAAGGCAATAAAAAAAGCCATTGAATTAAAGACTAAAAAGATATGCTTAAATATGATATCTAGTGAAAAGCTATCACTTGAAGATACTATAAAATCTATGGTTGAGGGCATTAGCTTTGGCGAATATAAATTTGATAAATATAAATCTGATGCTAAAGAAAGTCTTGAGATTGAGGTAAGTATCAGCACTGATGAAAGTGAAAAATTAAGCTCAATAGATGAGTATATAGAGGAAGCCTCCATACTTGTTGAAACAACTAAAATAGCAAGAGATTTAGTTAACGAACCTGCTAATGTATTATATCCAGAAACCCTTGCAGAAAAAGTTATTGGTTTCGGAGGCAAATATGGGTTTGAAGTAGAAGTATTTGATGAGATTAAAATTAATGAACTTGGAATGGAATCTTTCTTATCAGTAGCTAAAGGCTCAGAAAATCCACCTAAGCTTATTATAATGAGGTATTTTGGAGCTGAGAGTAAGGCAGATGATATATTAGGTCTTGTAGGAAAAGGACTTACTTATGATTCAGGTGGATATTCAATAAAACCAACTAATGGCATGGATATAATGAAATCTGATATGGGGGGAGCTTCAGCAGTTATTGGGGCAATGAGTGCTATTGCAAGGGAAAAGTTAAAAATAAATGTTGTAGCAGTAATTGCTGCCTGTGAAAATCTAATATCAGGTAGAGCATTTAAGCCAGGAGATATAATTGGTTCTATGGCTGGTAAGTACATTGAAGTTCTAAACACTGATGCAGAAGGAAGACTTACTCTTATAGATGCAGTACATTATATAATTGAAAAGGAAAAGGTTAATAAGGTTATAGATGTAGCTACATTAACAGGTGCTGCTTTAGTTGCACTTGGGGTTACCACTACAGCTGTAATATCTAATAATGATGAGTTTTATAGAGAGTTAGAAAGTGCATCCTTTAAAGCTGATGAAAAAGTTTGGAGATTACCTACTTTTGATGAGTACAAGAAACTTATAAAATCTGATATAGCTGATTTGAAAAATATTGGAGGAAGAAACGCTGGGACTATTACTGCAGGATTGTTTATAGGCGAATTTGTACAAAATAAACCTTGGCTACACTTAGATATTGCAGGGACAGCATGGTGTGAAAAAGAAGAGGGCTATTACTCTAAAGGTGGTACAGGAGTTGGAGTAAGGACTCTGTATTATTTAGCAAAAAATAATGGTTAG
- a CDS encoding anaerobic nitric oxide reductase flavorubredoxin, with amino-acid sequence MAFKISDTITWVGKIDWELRTFHGEEYSTHKGSSYNSYLIKDEKTVLIDTVWQPFSKEFITNLKKKVNLNEIDYIIMNHSESDHSGALSDLMKEIPDTPIYCTKSGAKIIKGHYHKDWNFVEVKTGDTLDIGKNKLTFVEAKMLHWPDTMFTYLSGENILFSNDAFAQHYASESIYNDKVDQAELFQEAIKYYANILTPFSKFVVKKIEEVLSFNLPVKMICPSHGIIWRDNPLQIVNKYMEWAKDYNENQITIIYDTMWNDTRRMAEAIAEGIKSSNKDIIIKLFNSSKNDKNDIITEVFKSKMVLVGSSTINNGILSSTAAILEMIKGLDFKKKKGAAFGSYGWSGESVKIISEELNKAGFEVVNEGIKELWNPDEDGLNRCREFGRNILEKI; translated from the coding sequence ATGGCATTTAAGATTAGTGATACAATTACTTGGGTTGGAAAAATAGATTGGGAACTAAGAACTTTTCATGGGGAGGAATACTCTACGCATAAAGGTTCTTCATATAATTCGTACTTAATTAAAGATGAAAAGACAGTATTAATTGACACTGTGTGGCAACCATTTTCTAAAGAGTTTATAACTAATCTAAAAAAGAAAGTTAATTTAAATGAAATTGATTATATAATTATGAATCACTCTGAAAGTGATCATAGTGGTGCACTTTCAGATTTAATGAAAGAAATACCGGACACTCCAATTTATTGTACAAAAAGTGGTGCTAAAATAATAAAGGGACATTATCATAAGGATTGGAACTTTGTAGAGGTAAAGACTGGGGATACATTAGATATAGGCAAAAATAAACTAACATTTGTGGAAGCCAAGATGCTTCATTGGCCAGATACTATGTTTACATATTTATCTGGTGAAAATATTCTATTCAGTAATGATGCCTTTGCACAGCATTATGCTTCAGAATCCATTTATAATGACAAAGTTGATCAGGCAGAATTATTTCAGGAGGCAATAAAATATTATGCAAATATTTTAACTCCATTTAGCAAATTTGTTGTTAAGAAAATAGAAGAAGTATTAAGTTTTAATTTACCAGTTAAAATGATTTGTCCTAGTCACGGTATTATATGGAGAGACAACCCATTACAAATAGTGAATAAATATATGGAGTGGGCAAAGGATTATAATGAAAATCAGATCACAATAATTTATGATACAATGTGGAATGATACAAGAAGGATGGCAGAAGCCATAGCAGAAGGGATAAAAAGTTCAAATAAGGATATTATAATAAAGCTTTTTAATTCATCTAAAAATGACAAAAATGATATTATTACTGAAGTGTTTAAATCAAAGATGGTGCTCGTTGGTTCATCAACAATAAATAATGGAATATTATCTTCAACAGCTGCAATATTGGAGATGATTAAAGGTCTTGATTTCAAGAAAAAGAAAGGTGCAGCTTTTGGAAGTTATGGTTGGAGCGGTGAATCAGTAAAGATTATTAGTGAAGAACTAAATAAGGCTGGCTTTGAGGTAGTAAATGAAGGAATAAAAGAATTATGGAATCCAGACGAAGATGGATTAAACAGATGTAGAGAGTTTGGAAGAAATATTTTAGAAAAAATTTAG
- the rd gene encoding rubredoxin, translating to MEKYVCTVCGYIYDPAVGDSDNGVAPGTKFEDIPDDWVCPLCGVPKSDFEKEK from the coding sequence ATGGAAAAGTATGTTTGCACAGTATGTGGTTATATTTATGATCCAGCAGTAGGTGACAGTGATAATGGGGTTGCTCCTGGAACAAAATTTGAGGATATTCCTGATGATTGGGTTTGCCCATTATGTGGAGTACCAAAATCAGATTTTGAAAAAGAAAAATAG
- a CDS encoding DJ-1/PfpI family protein, with protein MGKILIFIYEGMADFEITFVTNLLGVNLGKEIITIGYENELIKSKSGIEYKPSKLVKDVLEYDIEGLIIPGGNNVEVRAEIINLIQDINAKGKVLGAICAGPRFLAKAGVLDNTKYTTSLVKWTEDIAKHFNESDPFPRHNFILDRVVRDGNIITSQGHAFIDFAIEICDWFGYFEDEDDKNGFTKVIKGI; from the coding sequence ATGGGGAAAATATTAATATTTATTTATGAAGGAATGGCAGATTTTGAAATAACATTTGTAACTAATCTTTTAGGAGTAAACTTAGGTAAAGAAATAATTACTATTGGATATGAGAATGAATTGATAAAGAGTAAATCTGGAATTGAGTATAAACCTTCGAAACTTGTTAAAGATGTTTTAGAATATGATATAGAAGGGCTGATAATTCCAGGTGGAAATAATGTAGAAGTAAGGGCAGAAATTATTAATTTGATACAAGATATTAATGCAAAAGGAAAAGTGTTAGGGGCTATTTGTGCAGGTCCAAGATTTTTAGCAAAAGCAGGAGTTTTAGATAATACAAAATATACTACTTCGCTTGTTAAATGGACAGAAGATATCGCAAAACATTTTAATGAAAGTGATCCTTTCCCAAGGCATAATTTTATTTTAGATAGAGTTGTAAGAGATGGTAATATAATAACATCACAAGGACATGCCTTTATTGATTTTGCAATTGAAATATGTGATTGGTTTGGATACTTTGAGGATGAGGATGATAAGAATGGCTTCACAAAAGTTATTAAAGGAATTTAA
- a CDS encoding helix-turn-helix transcriptional regulator has protein sequence MNTLGNKLKFSRKKLKLTQEDLTCELINRSSLSKIENNILIPSIPQLKYLAQKLNLSIDYLLDDNIPITSDSFIQKNTYIEELYKNNNFLDIIDKFKPVNFITTYYIAMSYYKLDLKRDAELLLCKCEKLYNLLPESEKVCNVEYLCISLNSLRKIKVNNFSDSTNIEFLNKALSYLDLYNHYQCQIYFIINNNIGIYYLYNKKYENALSHFETLINKDLDYIFPSLMAHIYFNISTCYFAVKAYDKAIYNIYNAIFFYNFIGAKIDAGECHVNLFNYYLYKNDMNKCRQTLKEALEYHCYHKLRDRLLVLELTYLYNIDNINAILDKKKFINYSNLGPSSKSDYNFILARVNFINKNYTASMSYYNKCLGYLKEKNKLFDLSIAYSDLFTITNEEKYKLLHIKYKELHLESKYNNLSCDITGPHNSHNHDYL, from the coding sequence ATGAATACATTAGGAAATAAACTTAAGTTTTCCAGAAAAAAATTAAAACTCACTCAAGAAGATTTGACTTGTGAACTTATTAATAGAAGTTCATTAAGCAAAATAGAAAATAATATTTTAATTCCATCTATACCTCAATTGAAATATCTAGCACAAAAACTAAACTTAAGTATAGACTATTTGTTAGATGATAACATTCCAATAACCTCTGATTCATTTATACAGAAAAATACTTATATTGAAGAACTATATAAAAATAATAACTTTTTAGATATTATAGATAAATTCAAACCTGTAAATTTTATTACTACTTACTATATTGCTATGAGTTATTATAAGCTTGATTTGAAGAGAGATGCTGAATTGCTTTTATGCAAATGCGAAAAATTATACAATCTGCTTCCTGAATCAGAAAAAGTATGTAATGTAGAATACTTATGCATATCACTAAACAGCCTAAGAAAAATTAAAGTTAATAATTTCAGTGATTCCACAAATATAGAATTTCTTAACAAAGCATTATCTTATCTTGATTTATATAATCATTATCAATGCCAAATATACTTTATTATAAATAATAATATAGGGATTTATTACCTTTATAATAAGAAGTATGAAAATGCACTTTCCCATTTTGAGACACTAATTAACAAAGATTTAGATTATATCTTTCCATCACTTATGGCTCATATATATTTTAATATCTCAACATGCTATTTTGCTGTAAAAGCGTATGATAAGGCTATCTATAATATATACAATGCTATTTTTTTCTACAATTTCATAGGAGCTAAAATTGATGCTGGTGAATGCCATGTAAATTTATTTAACTACTATCTATATAAAAATGATATGAATAAATGTAGACAGACATTAAAAGAAGCATTGGAATATCACTGTTATCATAAACTTAGAGATAGATTATTGGTACTTGAACTAACTTATTTATATAATATTGATAATATAAATGCGATACTAGATAAAAAGAAATTTATAAATTACTCTAACTTAGGACCCTCTTCAAAGTCAGACTATAACTTCATATTAGCAAGAGTAAATTTCATAAATAAAAATTATACAGCTTCTATGTCCTACTACAACAAATGTTTAGGTTATTTAAAAGAGAAAAATAAACTTTTTGATTTATCAATAGCCTATTCAGATCTCTTTACAATTACTAATGAAGAGAAATACAAACTTTTACATATAAAGTACAAAGAGTTACATCTAGAATCAAAATATAATAATTTATCCTGTGACATAACAGGCCCACATAATTCACATAATCATGATTATCTGTAA
- a CDS encoding 4'-phosphopantetheinyl transferase family protein — MEIYVLKISDIVEYKFNKLCSKIDKSKKLKIYKYINEKDRIRALIGEVLIRNIINKKLNLDNGCIEFEHNKYGKPHLKGHPYFNFNISHSEEYIVCAIDDKPIGIDIEAIKPVEYENIAKSFFSTSEYNYIHTAHGCIQLSRFYEVWTLKESYIKCCGEGLSIPLNSFCISIRENISVNSGNDRCIYTFRRFNIESGYKMAVCSLNEEITNDIIIIDQNRLINEYLSVM; from the coding sequence GTGGAAATATATGTATTGAAAATTTCTGATATTGTGGAATATAAATTTAATAAGTTATGTAGTAAGATTGATAAAAGCAAAAAATTAAAAATCTATAAGTATATTAATGAAAAAGATAGAATTAGAGCATTAATTGGTGAGGTATTAATACGAAACATAATAAATAAAAAATTAAATTTAGATAATGGTTGTATTGAGTTTGAACATAATAAATATGGAAAGCCACATTTAAAAGGGCATCCATATTTTAATTTTAATATATCGCATTCTGAGGAATACATAGTTTGTGCTATTGATGATAAGCCAATAGGAATTGATATTGAGGCAATAAAGCCTGTTGAATATGAAAATATAGCTAAAAGTTTTTTTTCAACAAGTGAATATAATTATATACATACAGCGCATGGTTGTATTCAATTAAGTAGATTTTATGAAGTTTGGACATTGAAAGAAAGCTATATAAAGTGTTGCGGTGAGGGACTATCAATACCATTAAATTCATTTTGCATTAGTATTAGGGAAAATATTAGCGTAAATAGTGGTAATGATAGATGTATATATACCTTTAGGAGATTTAATATAGAGTCAGGATATAAAATGGCAGTATGTTCATTAAATGAAGAAATTACTAATGACATAATAATTATAGATCAAAACAGGCTAATCAATGAGTATTTGTCAGTAATGTAG
- a CDS encoding thioesterase II family protein: protein MILFCLPYAGGSEAIYFEWKKYLDPSIKLHPIELKGRGKRFNEPFYENIQEAVEDIFNNIKDKIEYDEYAIYGHSMGSLLAYELYYKIDAMQVKKPKHIFFSGYKAPNILRKKENIYTLPNYDFMNKVIEFGGTPEDVINNKELLDLFIPILKNDFKILETYEYIEKEKKIQCDISILNGKQDSITLKDILAWNKHGGAKCRIYEFDGNHFFINSNVKDIVDIINTILIN from the coding sequence GTGATATTATTTTGTTTACCTTATGCAGGTGGATCAGAAGCTATATATTTTGAATGGAAAAAATATTTAGACCCATCAATAAAATTACATCCGATAGAGTTAAAAGGAAGAGGAAAAAGGTTTAATGAACCTTTTTATGAAAATATTCAAGAAGCTGTAGAAGATATCTTTAATAATATTAAAGATAAAATAGAGTATGATGAATATGCTATTTATGGCCATAGTATGGGAAGTCTGTTAGCATATGAACTTTACTATAAAATTGATGCAATGCAAGTTAAGAAACCAAAACATATATTTTTTTCTGGTTATAAAGCTCCTAATATTTTAAGGAAGAAAGAAAATATCTATACATTACCAAACTATGATTTTATGAATAAAGTCATAGAGTTTGGGGGAACACCTGAAGATGTTATTAATAATAAAGAACTATTAGATTTGTTTATTCCAATATTAAAAAATGATTTTAAGATATTAGAGACGTATGAATATATAGAAAAAGAAAAAAAAATTCAATGTGATATATCTATACTGAATGGAAAGCAAGATTCTATTACTTTGAAAGATATTCTTGCTTGGAATAAGCATGGTGGTGCAAAGTGTAGAATATATGAGTTTGATGGAAATCATTTTTTCATTAATAGTAACGTTAAAGATATAGTGGATATTATAAATACAATACTAATTAACTAA